A single genomic interval of Methanorbis rubei harbors:
- a CDS encoding heparan-alpha-glucosaminide N-acetyltransferase codes for MARYWELDAARGVAILLMIAYHIFFQLSFFAPTMIPWFNPYVMTGAPIAFLFVTIAGASLILFTAKEANIPKAAKKMFVRGLYILCFAAVITVASWILFPSETVVFGILHLIGCATILAIPFVVLKISPKITAAFGIVIIAISPLLSLVRGPAILIPFGITPVGFASLDYEPLIPWFGVMLVGVALGMIFYKGGVRQYFLQKFGEMPRAASPLAFFGRHSLIIYLIHNPIIFGVLVLVGIAPL; via the coding sequence ATGGCGCGGTACTGGGAACTTGATGCGGCACGAGGAGTTGCGATTCTTCTGATGATCGCATACCATATTTTTTTCCAGCTAAGTTTTTTTGCGCCAACGATGATTCCCTGGTTTAATCCGTATGTGATGACAGGAGCCCCTATTGCATTTTTGTTTGTGACGATTGCAGGCGCTTCACTTATTCTCTTCACCGCAAAAGAGGCGAACATTCCAAAGGCCGCAAAGAAAATGTTCGTCCGCGGCCTCTACATTCTCTGCTTTGCAGCAGTTATCACAGTCGCGTCCTGGATTCTTTTTCCTTCAGAGACCGTGGTGTTTGGCATCCTCCACTTAATCGGCTGCGCAACCATTCTTGCCATTCCGTTTGTAGTTCTCAAGATATCGCCAAAGATCACAGCAGCGTTTGGTATTGTGATCATCGCAATCTCGCCGCTTCTCTCACTCGTCAGGGGACCTGCAATTCTGATTCCATTCGGCATAACTCCGGTCGGGTTTGCATCACTTGACTACGAACCGCTCATTCCCTGGTTTGGGGTGATGCTTGTTGGTGTTGCTCTTGGTATGATCTTCTATAAAGGCGGCGTGCGGCAGTACTTTTTGCAAAAGTTTGGCGAGATGCCGCGTGCGGCGTCCCCCCTCGCGTTCTTCGGCAGACACTCGCTCATCATTTATCTGATTCATAATCCGATCATCTTCGGCGTGCTTGTGCTTGTGGGCATTGCACCGCTCTGA
- a CDS encoding DUF3089 domain-containing protein produces MKSNEIEKWMPMIWLFIGIIILVIVGFGAVYVSGDAPETIAIKYGDSNNWYALGSDPEAELDVFYLYDDVNVSDISPYETNVDVSLYEIHNRVSDEITASIDAYPSGMNNYIPYYRQVTQYAQEADLPIIEDAARMIAYADAKAAFHYYMSVHNNGRPYILAGSGQGAEYVAEMIAEWFGKRPAYLKNLQGVYLDSKLQSNETVSQLLGDKTILVL; encoded by the coding sequence ATGAAATCTAATGAAATCGAAAAATGGATGCCGATGATCTGGCTATTCATAGGAATAATTATTCTGGTCATCGTCGGGTTTGGAGCGGTGTATGTGTCAGGCGATGCGCCGGAGACCATTGCTATCAAGTACGGAGATTCAAACAACTGGTATGCTCTCGGTTCTGATCCCGAAGCCGAGCTTGATGTGTTTTATCTCTATGATGATGTGAATGTCTCCGACATCAGTCCGTACGAAACCAATGTGGATGTGTCGCTCTACGAGATACACAACAGGGTCAGCGATGAGATCACAGCATCGATTGATGCCTATCCATCAGGAATGAACAACTACATTCCCTACTACCGTCAGGTGACCCAGTACGCACAGGAGGCTGATCTGCCGATCATTGAGGATGCGGCACGAATGATTGCGTATGCGGATGCAAAGGCGGCGTTCCACTACTATATGAGCGTCCACAACAACGGCCGCCCCTATATCCTCGCAGGCTCGGGACAGGGCGCAGAGTATGTTGCCGAGATGATCGCCGAGTGGTTTGGGAAGCGGCCCGCATATCTGAAAAATCTTCAGGGCGTGTACCTGGATAGTAAGCTGCAGAGCAATGAGACGGTCTCGCAGCTGCTTGGAGACAAGACCATCCTTGTGCTGTGA
- a CDS encoding pirin family protein, which yields MTLIRTIEKLGFPFATENPFLFCAHHKDAYPKGNNNLGPAVSLADRNLGNDFTLRDGFRMYHGRSVPGFPEHPHRGFETVTVTIKGYVDHSDSMGAAGRYGDGDVQWMTAGAGCQHAEMFPLIHQDKENPLELFQIWLNLSKKDKFTAPNYNMLWSEDIPEVTVTDRGGRASRVRIIAGTFQGVESLDPAPASWAADPKNHVRILLIRMDPEAELTLPGVSESLSRNLYFYSGDAITIGGESVAPYHRIRLAGEDDATVTAGSDTCLLLLLEGEPIHEPVVQYGPFVMNSSQEIHQAYQDYQRTGFGGWPWPVSDPVHDTGKNRFARYADGRVDRRGPVR from the coding sequence ATGACTCTGATACGCACGATCGAAAAACTTGGTTTTCCGTTCGCCACCGAGAACCCTTTCCTCTTTTGTGCCCACCACAAAGATGCCTACCCGAAGGGAAACAACAATCTCGGACCTGCGGTCTCCCTCGCCGACCGCAATCTGGGAAATGACTTCACTCTTCGCGACGGATTTCGAATGTATCATGGCCGCTCGGTTCCGGGATTTCCCGAACATCCACATCGCGGATTTGAAACCGTCACCGTGACTATCAAAGGTTATGTGGATCACTCAGACTCCATGGGCGCTGCCGGACGATACGGTGACGGCGATGTTCAGTGGATGACTGCCGGAGCCGGATGCCAGCATGCCGAGATGTTTCCCCTGATTCATCAGGATAAGGAAAACCCGCTCGAACTATTTCAGATATGGCTGAATCTCTCGAAGAAGGATAAGTTCACCGCGCCGAACTACAACATGCTCTGGTCTGAAGACATCCCCGAGGTCACGGTAACCGATCGGGGAGGCAGAGCCTCTCGCGTCAGAATCATCGCCGGAACTTTTCAGGGCGTCGAGTCGCTCGATCCCGCGCCCGCTTCATGGGCTGCGGATCCGAAAAATCATGTACGAATTCTTCTCATCCGAATGGATCCTGAAGCAGAACTCACGCTGCCGGGCGTGTCTGAGTCGCTCTCCCGCAACCTCTACTTCTATTCTGGCGATGCCATCACCATCGGCGGAGAGTCGGTTGCGCCGTATCACCGCATCAGGCTCGCCGGCGAGGACGATGCGACAGTTACTGCGGGGTCTGATACCTGTCTGTTGTTGCTGTTGGAAGGTGAGCCGATTCATGAACCGGTCGTTCAGTACGGCCCCTTTGTCATGAACTCAAGCCAGGAAATTCATCAGGCCTATCAGGATTATCAGAGGACAGGCTTTGGCGGATGGCCATGGCCGGTTTCCGATCCTGTGCATGACACAGGAAAAAATCGGTTCGCTCGGTATGCGGACGGCAGGGTAGACAGGCGAGGTCCTGTCCGTTGA
- a CDS encoding methanogenesis marker 14 protein, whose protein sequence is MTAGFFDRFTAKKPWIVESIPPPVTGHGAGMSIPEYKSKPYFIVASVEMGNTTTKCILTGTDLEEGRSYVINKTVSMSRDVRPPKPGEQVFGTTLDGTELTRESVTELVKNTLIQCHRDADLTIKGDLDFVVRSTGVVAAMDSPDQVGDFIVALANGCLEAGVPPRKMTPPMGKDNLPPKLREFSFADRLVFTGAVAGVTPPAGASGVEMVANEMEGELAMAGIKEGAKWTPVDFRNPCISMDFGTTLDGRITSDVDPDAASPFAKTIGNFCGLAGAIPDAIIRGTGLVDKKKGTALDLFGETCKPAANRATKKAMPYVERCMAILDITEVPADRKHFGKVPVCADVAKASGIYLLGVDVGHDGDKIPELEAIGAELAKNESKDVIREVVDRLCAAVALKIIDLCMERNVLPPNSSIGFTGRAIISGNKPQYILDGVTERNLYDDPVTHLVFVDDGLARGAALMGRCMNSLGHPKCPIGGVRGGKCIMAKRQKIGR, encoded by the coding sequence ATGACGGCAGGTTTTTTTGACCGATTTACCGCGAAGAAACCGTGGATTGTGGAGAGTATTCCGCCACCGGTTACCGGACACGGAGCGGGAATGAGCATTCCCGAATACAAATCAAAGCCGTATTTCATCGTTGCATCCGTTGAGATGGGAAATACGACTACCAAATGCATCCTTACCGGAACCGATCTTGAAGAAGGACGGTCCTATGTTATCAACAAAACCGTCTCAATGAGCCGTGACGTCAGGCCGCCAAAGCCGGGGGAACAGGTGTTTGGAACGACCCTGGACGGAACCGAACTTACCCGGGAGTCGGTCACCGAACTCGTGAAAAACACGCTGATACAATGCCACCGCGACGCTGACCTGACCATCAAGGGAGATCTCGACTTCGTGGTGCGCAGCACAGGAGTCGTTGCCGCAATGGACTCGCCCGATCAGGTAGGGGATTTTATTGTGGCTCTTGCAAACGGCTGTCTTGAGGCAGGCGTTCCTCCAAGAAAAATGACGCCGCCGATGGGCAAAGATAATCTGCCGCCAAAGCTCCGTGAGTTCAGCTTCGCAGACAGATTAGTCTTCACCGGTGCGGTCGCAGGCGTCACGCCGCCTGCTGGAGCTTCCGGAGTTGAGATGGTCGCAAACGAGATGGAAGGCGAGCTTGCGATGGCAGGAATCAAAGAAGGAGCCAAGTGGACGCCGGTTGATTTCCGCAACCCCTGCATCTCCATGGACTTCGGTACAACGCTGGACGGCCGTATCACGAGCGATGTCGATCCTGATGCAGCGAGTCCGTTCGCAAAAACGATCGGAAACTTCTGTGGTCTTGCGGGAGCAATTCCTGACGCGATCATCAGAGGAACAGGTCTTGTGGACAAAAAGAAGGGAACAGCACTGGATCTCTTCGGTGAAACCTGCAAGCCTGCGGCGAACCGTGCCACAAAGAAGGCGATGCCGTATGTGGAGCGGTGCATGGCCATTCTTGACATCACCGAGGTTCCGGCAGACCGCAAACATTTCGGTAAAGTACCAGTCTGCGCAGACGTTGCAAAGGCTTCGGGAATTTATCTGCTTGGCGTTGATGTGGGACACGATGGCGACAAAATTCCTGAGCTTGAAGCAATTGGTGCTGAGCTTGCGAAGAATGAGAGCAAGGATGTTATCCGTGAGGTCGTTGACCGGCTGTGTGCAGCAGTCGCGCTCAAAATCATTGATCTCTGTATGGAGAGAAATGTCCTGCCGCCAAACAGCTCCATCGGTTTTACGGGCCGCGCCATCATCTCAGGCAACAAGCCGCAGTATATTCTGGACGGAGTGACCGAACGCAATCTCTACGATGATCCGGTTACCCATCTCGTGTTTGTTGATGACGGTCTCGCTCGCGGCGCAGCCCTTATGGGAAGATGTATGAACAGTCTCGGCCACCCGAAATGTCCGATCGGGGGAGTCCGCGGCGGAAAATGTATTATGGCAAAACGCCAGAAGATTGGGAGGTAA
- a CDS encoding tetratricopeptide repeat protein — protein MVDIGGLFGKNDKQNPWTPRGELSFEKGLYEDAAKSFARAVEHEPQNSSLWYRLGVSQNRSGQHENAAKSLMRATDLDPKNTDAWITLSTLLADAGRFEEAISAIGHVTLGDSEPYLQELKCEWLERIGRYADAAAVCSHLSSLRPEDRRLRARLAEMTMRAGNFAEAKTMFDQLGSVLADNRGMFTSSAAFCCEMLGDREGALQRYATLPESEPSGWYRRARLEESMGKYKDASASYGMVQQYSSDTDITVTVRRALCLFWDGNSRESSVQLEKVLARGYANAELWYLLGIVSFLSGNMKRASEAFLEMIHLNQANASVWYMKGCAEYLSGKYKESVESFARMDKLGGDGSRPQSRMKWFQNEDDDMQLFNNPSLTGAAAMAKPEIGAVNVGLATMQSFALSALGRYAEADKIAVRVLDAAPDRLDLQLLHGKCLAALSHYQSAADVASRVIAKDPESLAAHELYASSMMHIGRYKEAAASWENIIRLAPDNNPAFFGVAEAWAGIGKYDEAATAYSHLLESMPQDVSLLFGSGSVLFRSGKYAEALSYYEQAAALSPQTPAAYIGAALCCEMLGKYAEAGESLASAEQLLPGHPGVLIALARVQAEGGNAAAAVDTYSGVLRDYPDIPGVAVQIAKLCAALGRNEEAADAVAVAIKNGEESVDLLSLGGDLCTALGRNDEAAEYYSRVAAAAPENAHVWFGLGHLHLLSGDFHEASIGMDKVLELEPTNTNALRDKTAALTALGKFPEAGDSLRKLIEADDNDTKAMLDLAAVLEQMQKYDEALEIYAQYLGSGATSLDVIRKLSSIYLIQGNYDEALAGYDMLLETNPKDPVTLRMRAEALLQLGRYEESADVYAEVLEARPADDAARYAYASALASAGKTDESVREFSDLVSKNADNNTALFALADVLGRSGKYLESAKCYDKLIGLYPKNSFVHLQKAMMLVKLGNLPMSIEAFEAALQVEPKNPFILSGLGFMQMLCGRPAGALAQLEKAERAGAVDPDIYYCRGLICLQQSRFDLAVTDAEKILADHPDHAPAWHLKGRALELSGHLREAVDCLSKVVELSELSETEES, from the coding sequence ATGGTTGATATTGGCGGCCTGTTTGGCAAAAATGATAAGCAGAACCCGTGGACTCCACGAGGCGAATTGTCGTTTGAGAAGGGACTCTATGAGGATGCGGCAAAAAGCTTCGCCCGGGCAGTAGAGCACGAACCCCAGAACAGTTCTCTCTGGTATCGGCTCGGTGTTTCACAGAACCGATCCGGTCAGCATGAAAATGCTGCCAAATCCCTGATGAGGGCAACCGACCTTGACCCGAAAAATACGGATGCATGGATCACGCTCTCCACACTTCTTGCTGACGCCGGAAGATTCGAAGAGGCGATCTCTGCCATCGGTCACGTGACGCTTGGCGACAGCGAACCGTACTTACAGGAACTCAAATGCGAGTGGTTGGAACGCATCGGCAGATATGCGGATGCCGCAGCAGTATGCAGCCACCTCTCATCGCTCCGGCCCGAAGACCGCAGGCTCAGAGCACGCCTTGCAGAGATGACCATGCGTGCAGGAAACTTTGCCGAGGCAAAGACCATGTTTGATCAGCTGGGCTCAGTTCTCGCAGACAACCGCGGTATGTTCACCTCGTCTGCTGCGTTCTGTTGTGAGATGCTTGGCGACCGCGAAGGTGCACTGCAGCGCTACGCAACTCTGCCGGAGAGCGAACCGTCCGGCTGGTACCGCCGCGCCCGTCTTGAAGAGAGCATGGGAAAATACAAGGATGCATCCGCATCCTATGGTATGGTCCAGCAGTACTCATCAGATACCGACATCACCGTCACCGTCCGGCGTGCCCTCTGTCTTTTCTGGGACGGCAACAGCCGCGAGTCCTCAGTGCAGCTGGAAAAAGTTCTCGCCCGCGGATACGCGAACGCAGAACTCTGGTATCTGCTTGGCATCGTTTCGTTCCTTTCAGGAAACATGAAGCGTGCGTCTGAAGCATTCCTTGAGATGATCCATCTCAATCAGGCGAATGCTTCGGTCTGGTACATGAAAGGATGCGCCGAGTATCTGTCCGGAAAATATAAGGAGTCTGTCGAGAGTTTTGCCAGAATGGACAAACTCGGCGGCGACGGCTCGCGGCCTCAGTCCAGAATGAAATGGTTCCAGAACGAGGACGATGACATGCAGCTGTTCAACAATCCTTCTCTGACCGGTGCCGCTGCGATGGCAAAGCCTGAGATCGGTGCGGTCAATGTGGGACTTGCAACCATGCAGAGCTTTGCCCTCTCAGCACTCGGCAGATATGCGGAGGCTGACAAGATCGCGGTCCGCGTGCTTGACGCGGCTCCTGACCGGCTTGACCTGCAGCTTCTGCATGGAAAATGCCTTGCGGCACTTTCCCACTACCAGTCAGCAGCCGACGTTGCGTCCCGCGTGATTGCAAAAGATCCCGAGTCCCTTGCAGCCCACGAACTCTATGCATCCTCCATGATGCATATCGGCAGATACAAAGAGGCCGCCGCGTCATGGGAGAACATCATCCGTCTTGCGCCTGACAACAATCCGGCATTCTTCGGTGTTGCAGAGGCCTGGGCAGGCATCGGAAAGTACGACGAGGCGGCAACCGCATACTCCCATCTGCTGGAGAGCATGCCGCAGGATGTCTCACTTCTGTTTGGATCAGGCAGTGTACTTTTCCGCAGCGGAAAGTATGCAGAGGCCCTCTCCTATTATGAACAGGCAGCCGCGCTCTCACCTCAGACACCGGCAGCATACATCGGTGCTGCGCTCTGCTGCGAGATGCTTGGCAAGTACGCCGAAGCTGGAGAGTCTCTTGCATCAGCTGAACAGCTTCTTCCGGGTCACCCGGGCGTGCTGATTGCACTTGCCCGCGTGCAGGCCGAAGGCGGCAACGCAGCAGCAGCAGTTGACACCTACTCAGGTGTTCTCCGTGACTATCCTGACATCCCGGGCGTTGCGGTGCAGATTGCAAAACTTTGTGCAGCTCTTGGCAGAAACGAGGAGGCAGCAGACGCTGTCGCTGTCGCTATCAAGAACGGCGAGGAAAGTGTTGACCTTCTCTCGCTCGGCGGCGACCTTTGCACAGCCCTTGGCAGAAACGACGAGGCTGCCGAGTACTACTCCCGCGTTGCAGCGGCAGCTCCTGAGAACGCTCACGTATGGTTCGGCCTCGGCCATTTGCATCTGCTGAGCGGCGACTTCCATGAGGCATCGATTGGGATGGACAAAGTTCTGGAACTTGAACCAACCAACACCAATGCCCTCCGTGACAAGACTGCTGCCCTCACCGCTCTTGGTAAGTTCCCGGAGGCTGGCGATTCATTGCGAAAGCTGATCGAGGCGGATGATAACGATACCAAGGCCATGCTTGATCTGGCTGCGGTTCTTGAACAGATGCAGAAGTACGACGAGGCTCTTGAGATCTATGCCCAGTATCTCGGCAGCGGTGCAACGAGTCTGGACGTAATCCGCAAACTCTCCTCCATTTATCTGATTCAGGGTAACTACGACGAAGCCCTCGCAGGATACGATATGCTGCTTGAAACAAATCCGAAGGATCCGGTAACGCTTCGCATGCGTGCCGAAGCCCTGCTGCAGCTTGGAAGGTACGAGGAGTCCGCCGATGTCTACGCAGAAGTGCTCGAAGCGCGTCCGGCAGATGACGCGGCACGCTACGCCTATGCATCAGCCCTTGCAAGTGCAGGAAAGACGGATGAGTCGGTCCGGGAGTTCTCGGATCTCGTCTCCAAAAATGCGGACAACAACACGGCACTCTTCGCACTCGCTGATGTGCTTGGCAGATCAGGTAAGTATCTTGAGTCTGCAAAATGCTATGACAAACTGATCGGTCTTTACCCGAAGAACAGTTTCGTTCATCTCCAGAAGGCAATGATGCTTGTCAAGCTCGGCAACCTTCCGATGTCGATCGAAGCGTTCGAGGCTGCACTGCAGGTCGAGCCGAAGAATCCGTTCATTCTTTCTGGTCTCGGGTTCATGCAGATGCTGTGCGGACGGCCTGCCGGGGCTCTTGCCCAGCTGGAGAAGGCGGAACGTGCGGGTGCTGTTGATCCTGACATCTACTACTGCCGCGGCCTCATCTGTCTGCAGCAGAGCAGGTTTGATCTCGCGGTGACTGACGCAGAAAAAATTCTGGCGGATCACCCAGACCATGCCCCTGCCTGGCACCTGAAAGGCCGTGCGCTTGAGCTGTCCGGCCATCTGCGTGAAGCAGTGGACTGCCTGTCCAAAGTTGTGGAGCTCTCGGAACTTTCTGAAACCGAAGAGAGCTGA
- a CDS encoding 23S rRNA (pseudouridine(1915)-N(3))-methyltransferase RlmH, with protein sequence MQIQILCVGRIKDGYLNEGIAEFSKRLKPYASVFVTELSEVKVPDGASRSSEMLVKEREGEKILECVRDGFMTVVLDPNAPLISSEELSSLFGTAELSGRNICFIIGGPLGLSPAVLAAADRKVSFSRLTFTHTMIRLILFEQIYRGFRILRNEPYHK encoded by the coding sequence ATGCAGATTCAGATCCTGTGTGTCGGCAGGATTAAGGACGGATATCTGAACGAGGGGATCGCCGAATTTTCCAAACGGCTGAAACCCTATGCATCTGTTTTTGTCACCGAGCTTTCCGAGGTGAAAGTTCCTGACGGCGCGTCAAGATCTTCTGAGATGCTTGTGAAAGAGCGCGAAGGAGAAAAAATTCTGGAATGTGTGCGGGACGGGTTCATGACGGTGGTGCTTGATCCGAATGCACCTCTCATCTCAAGCGAGGAGTTGTCGTCGCTGTTCGGCACAGCTGAACTTAGCGGCAGAAACATCTGTTTTATCATCGGTGGGCCCCTCGGCCTCTCGCCCGCGGTGCTTGCAGCAGCCGACCGAAAGGTTTCGTTTTCCCGGCTCACGTTTACGCACACCATGATTCGGCTGATTCTTTTTGAACAGATTTATCGTGGTTTTCGGATTCTCAGGAACGAACCGTACCATAAATAA
- a CDS encoding phosphoribosylaminoimidazolesuccinocarboxamide synthase has product MKLVYTGKTKNVFALDDGNYLLKFKDDCTGAEGVFDPGMNTVGLTIDGAGRAGLRLTKYFFEILNTKGIPTHYIDCNINDVTMTVIPAKPFGKGLEVICRFRAVGSFYRRYGDYVKEAASLPAFVETTLKDDSREDPPITKDALDILGIVSAKDYETLKELTQKIATIIKDELAKKQIDLYDIKFEFGKVGDKIVLIDEISGGNMRAYKNGKHIQPLDLEKMVLDA; this is encoded by the coding sequence ATGAAACTGGTATACACCGGCAAAACAAAGAATGTTTTCGCTCTTGACGACGGAAACTATCTGCTGAAGTTTAAGGACGACTGTACCGGCGCTGAAGGCGTTTTCGATCCCGGGATGAACACAGTGGGCCTGACCATTGACGGCGCGGGCCGTGCCGGTCTCCGGTTGACCAAGTACTTCTTTGAGATTCTGAATACGAAAGGTATTCCAACTCACTACATCGACTGCAACATCAATGATGTGACCATGACCGTGATTCCGGCAAAACCGTTCGGCAAAGGTCTTGAGGTCATCTGCCGGTTCCGTGCGGTCGGCAGCTTCTACCGCCGCTACGGCGATTATGTCAAAGAGGCAGCAAGCCTTCCGGCATTTGTTGAGACCACGCTGAAGGACGACTCCCGCGAGGATCCGCCAATCACCAAAGACGCTCTTGACATTCTCGGCATCGTCTCTGCAAAGGACTACGAGACCTTAAAGGAACTCACCCAGAAGATCGCGACCATCATCAAGGACGAGCTCGCCAAAAAACAGATCGACCTCTATGACATTAAGTTTGAGTTCGGCAAAGTCGGCGACAAAATTGTGCTCATCGATGAGATCTCAGGCGGCAACATGCGTGCCTACAAAAACGGCAAACACATCCAGCCGCTTGATCTCGAAAAAATGGTTCTGGATGCATAA
- the nifB gene encoding nitrogenase cofactor biosynthesis protein NifB, whose translation MVHSGETLAQELPYDPETLRRINEHPCYSPEARHSFGRCHVAVAPKCNIQCNYCVRDFDCVNESRPGVTSMVLKPEDALERIDEVVSKMKHIKVVGIAGPGDPLANPETFETLRLVHEKYPDTILCISTNGLLLPDKIDELEKYGVRNITVTLNAIDPAIGEKIYSFVEYGGKKYHGREGAELLLKHQMAGIEEAVRRKMLVKINTVYVPGVNDTHIPEIAKKVGAMGVFNFNIIPLIPQYKFKDIVPPTPAEKAHMHELCAPYVRQMRHCQRCRADAVGLLGKDVQNEFGCCGKGDGSGGGCN comes from the coding sequence ATGGTACATAGTGGCGAGACGCTGGCGCAGGAATTACCCTACGATCCGGAAACGCTCCGGCGCATCAATGAACATCCCTGCTACAGTCCAGAGGCACGGCACTCGTTCGGTCGCTGTCACGTGGCAGTCGCGCCAAAATGCAATATTCAGTGCAACTACTGTGTTCGTGACTTCGACTGTGTCAATGAGTCGCGTCCGGGCGTAACAAGTATGGTCCTGAAACCAGAGGACGCGCTCGAACGCATTGATGAAGTTGTTTCTAAGATGAAGCACATCAAGGTGGTCGGCATTGCAGGTCCTGGCGATCCGCTGGCAAACCCGGAGACCTTTGAGACTCTGCGGCTGGTTCATGAAAAATATCCTGACACGATTCTCTGCATCAGCACCAACGGTCTTCTGCTTCCTGACAAAATCGATGAGCTGGAAAAGTACGGTGTGCGAAACATCACGGTCACGTTGAACGCAATTGATCCTGCGATCGGCGAAAAAATTTACAGCTTTGTTGAGTACGGCGGCAAAAAATATCACGGGCGTGAAGGTGCTGAGCTGCTACTCAAGCATCAGATGGCAGGCATTGAAGAGGCGGTCAGGCGAAAGATGCTGGTCAAGATCAACACAGTGTATGTTCCCGGCGTAAACGACACCCATATTCCTGAGATTGCCAAAAAAGTCGGAGCAATGGGTGTGTTCAACTTCAACATCATCCCGCTTATCCCCCAGTACAAGTTCAAGGACATTGTTCCTCCAACACCTGCGGAAAAGGCGCACATGCATGAGTTGTGTGCTCCGTATGTCCGCCAGATGCGGCACTGCCAGCGTTGCCGTGCAGACGCTGTCGGTCTGCTTGGTAAGGATGTTCAGAACGAGTTCGGCTGCTGCGGCAAAGGCGACGGCTCCGGCGGCGGCTGCAACTGA
- a CDS encoding adenosylcobinamide amidohydrolase, translating to MRYHYDNETVYIRGAWRAASTGVDGGMKNISTILNRTVPANFDHDRPLTYIREILAAKGYDNDAFGLLTAVAMRNLCVLQYDYITVFVTAGVSNPNPDPAKPHTINIIVTSDESLSDAAILETIITATEAKAHALKYLGRDFTGTTSDAVVVATIPSDSPRHQYAGTFTEVGKRVYDAVLTGVAASLDRHEGRAVRRTPSYFIYSRYGGNHWVEWQKESCPYYPCHFEGQSCDFCYCPFYPCHDTELGGFVDSSSGGKVWACTNCLLLHKPEVAAYLKAHPDADLPELKQQK from the coding sequence GTGAGATACCATTACGACAATGAGACCGTCTACATCCGGGGCGCATGGCGTGCGGCCAGTACCGGCGTTGACGGCGGCATGAAAAATATCTCCACCATTCTCAACCGAACAGTCCCCGCAAACTTTGATCACGACAGACCCCTCACCTACATCAGAGAAATCCTCGCAGCAAAAGGATACGATAATGATGCATTCGGCCTCCTTACTGCGGTTGCGATGCGCAACCTCTGCGTGCTTCAGTACGACTACATCACCGTGTTCGTCACAGCCGGCGTCTCAAACCCGAACCCTGACCCAGCAAAGCCGCACACCATCAATATCATCGTAACCTCAGACGAAAGCCTCTCGGACGCGGCAATTCTTGAAACGATCATAACCGCAACCGAGGCAAAAGCCCATGCGCTGAAATATCTCGGGCGCGACTTTACCGGCACCACCTCTGATGCAGTCGTCGTTGCGACGATCCCCTCAGACTCGCCGCGGCATCAGTATGCCGGAACCTTCACCGAAGTCGGGAAGCGCGTCTATGACGCGGTCCTCACCGGAGTTGCCGCATCACTCGACCGGCATGAAGGGAGGGCGGTGCGCAGGACACCGTCCTACTTCATCTACTCACGCTACGGCGGAAACCACTGGGTCGAGTGGCAGAAGGAGAGCTGTCCTTACTATCCCTGCCACTTCGAAGGGCAGTCCTGTGACTTCTGCTACTGCCCGTTCTATCCCTGCCATGACACGGAGCTCGGAGGGTTTGTGGACAGCTCCTCAGGCGGAAAAGTCTGGGCCTGCACGAACTGTCTGCTTCTCCATAAGCCTGAGGTCGCCGCATATCTGAAGGCGCATCCTGATGCAGATCTCCCTGAACTGAAACAACAGAAGTAA